From Amycolatopsis sp. YIM 10, the proteins below share one genomic window:
- a CDS encoding ABC transporter ATP-binding protein encodes MADDNAHSSRGPAVALEAVTIAYPAATGTYTAVSEVDLTVGGGRFVAIVGPTGCGKSTVLNAVAGLRAPSAGRVLVDGEPLRGLNRRAGYLFQQDALLPWKTVLDNVAFGLELKGIGKRERLERARDWVRRVGLAGFENSYPHQLSGGMRKRTAVAQTWIGDPELLLMDEPFGALDVQTRQVMENELLGLWTGSGKTVLFVTHDLDEAISLADEVVLLSAGPSSRVVGRYPVDLPRPRDLLDIRTEPEFTEIYRAIWADLRDEVMATYDRDVNRTKA; translated from the coding sequence GTGGCGGACGACAACGCGCACAGCAGCAGGGGACCGGCGGTGGCACTGGAGGCGGTGACCATCGCCTACCCGGCCGCGACCGGGACGTACACCGCGGTGTCCGAAGTGGACCTGACCGTGGGCGGCGGCCGGTTCGTGGCCATCGTCGGCCCGACCGGCTGCGGCAAGTCGACCGTGCTCAACGCGGTGGCCGGGCTGCGCGCGCCGTCGGCGGGCCGGGTGCTGGTCGACGGCGAGCCGTTGCGCGGGCTGAACCGGCGAGCGGGCTACCTGTTCCAGCAGGATGCCTTGCTGCCGTGGAAAACCGTGCTGGACAACGTCGCGTTCGGGCTGGAGCTGAAGGGCATCGGCAAGCGCGAACGGCTGGAGCGGGCCCGCGACTGGGTGCGCCGCGTCGGCCTCGCCGGGTTCGAGAACTCCTATCCGCACCAGCTCTCCGGCGGAATGCGCAAGCGGACCGCGGTGGCGCAGACCTGGATCGGCGATCCGGAACTGCTGCTGATGGACGAGCCGTTCGGCGCGCTCGACGTGCAGACCCGGCAGGTGATGGAGAACGAGCTGCTCGGGCTGTGGACCGGCAGCGGCAAGACCGTGCTCTTCGTCACCCACGACCTCGACGAGGCGATCTCCCTCGCGGACGAGGTGGTGCTGCTCTCCGCCGGGCCGTCGAGCCGGGTCGTCGGGCGCTACCCGGTGGACCTGCCGCGCCCGCGCGACCTGCTGGACATCCGGACCGAGCCCGAGTTCACCGAGATCTACCGGGCGATCTGGGCCGATCTGCGGGACGAGGTGATGGCGACCTATGACCGCGACGTCAACCGCACCAAGGCGTAG
- the cobT gene encoding nicotinate-nucleotide--dimethylbenzimidazole phosphoribosyltransferase, with protein MDAADFPELPLPDEIARAEAQRLTGTLITPNGSLGRLEELGAWVAACQGQSPPRPFTRPRVVVFAGDHGIAANGVSAHSAEVTGQLVGATLTGGAPLNVLASAAGATVRVVDLAVDREGSATPEAAELKIRRGSGSIDHEDALTDEEVRAAIQAGRTVADAEVDSGADLLVAGEIGVASSTPASVLVAALTGAEPVAVVGRGSGIDDNAWMRKAVAIRDGLRRARAVLADPVALLRTTAGADIAAITGFLAQAAVRRTPVLLDGLVVGAAALVAEELAPGARNWWVAAHRSSEPAHAMVLEHLDLDPVLDLDLRIGGGSGAATALPLVTMAARVLAETSSYEQAGVTPPK; from the coding sequence GTGGACGCCGCCGACTTCCCCGAACTTCCCCTGCCGGACGAGATCGCCCGCGCGGAAGCCCAGCGCCTGACCGGAACCCTGATCACCCCGAACGGCTCGCTTGGCAGGCTCGAAGAGCTGGGCGCCTGGGTGGCCGCCTGCCAGGGCCAGTCACCGCCGCGCCCGTTCACCCGGCCGCGCGTGGTGGTCTTCGCCGGTGACCACGGCATCGCCGCGAACGGGGTCTCGGCCCATTCCGCCGAGGTGACCGGACAGCTCGTCGGGGCCACGCTCACCGGCGGCGCCCCGCTGAACGTGCTGGCGTCGGCCGCGGGAGCGACCGTGCGCGTGGTCGACCTGGCGGTGGACCGCGAGGGCTCCGCGACCCCGGAGGCGGCCGAGCTGAAGATCCGCCGCGGTTCGGGATCCATCGACCACGAGGACGCGCTGACCGACGAGGAGGTGCGCGCCGCGATCCAGGCCGGGCGCACCGTCGCGGACGCCGAAGTGGACAGTGGCGCCGACCTGCTCGTCGCCGGGGAGATCGGCGTCGCGAGCAGCACCCCGGCCTCGGTGCTGGTGGCCGCGCTGACCGGCGCCGAGCCGGTCGCCGTGGTGGGTCGCGGCTCCGGGATCGACGACAACGCGTGGATGCGCAAGGCGGTCGCCATCCGCGACGGACTGCGGCGGGCACGTGCCGTGCTGGCCGATCCGGTCGCGCTGCTGCGCACCACCGCGGGCGCCGACATCGCCGCGATCACCGGCTTTCTCGCCCAGGCCGCGGTTCGCCGCACGCCGGTCCTGCTGGACGGGCTGGTGGTCGGCGCGGCAGCCCTGGTCGCGGAGGAACTGGCGCCGGGCGCGCGGAACTGGTGGGTGGCCGCGCACAGGTCGAGCGAACCGGCGCACGCGATGGTGCTGGAACACCTGGACCTGGACCCGGTACTGGACCTGGACCTGCGCATCGGCGGCGGCAGCGGTGCGGCAACGGCGCTGCCGCTGGTCACCATGGCGGCACGGGTGCTGGCCGAGACGAGCAGCTACGAACAGGCCGGCGTGACGCCACCGAAGTAG
- a CDS encoding DUF3043 domain-containing protein: MRFLRRNSTTAADTPDEDAPEVADAVDQARGFTPSKGRATPKRREAEAKRRGPVAPPPKTMREAMKRNKELRKQNPVSKEDRRAAAKERRDRMNAGDDKYLLPRDRGPVKAYVRDLVDAKRNLLGLFMPLALLVFVALLVPNVDIQRYATLLCTVMLLGMVVEGYFNGRRVAKAVREKFPKEEIKGRSVGWYAFIRASQIRKLRVPKPRVSPGDTV; this comes from the coding sequence GTGAGGTTCCTGCGCCGTAACAGCACCACCGCCGCCGATACGCCCGACGAGGACGCACCGGAGGTCGCCGACGCCGTCGACCAGGCCAGGGGGTTCACCCCGAGCAAGGGTCGAGCCACGCCCAAGCGGCGGGAGGCCGAGGCCAAGCGCCGGGGTCCGGTGGCGCCGCCGCCGAAGACCATGCGCGAGGCGATGAAGCGGAACAAGGAACTGCGCAAGCAGAACCCGGTGAGCAAGGAGGATCGCCGCGCCGCCGCCAAGGAGCGCCGCGACCGGATGAACGCCGGCGACGACAAGTACCTGCTGCCGCGCGACCGCGGCCCGGTCAAGGCCTACGTGCGGGACCTGGTCGACGCCAAGCGGAACCTGCTCGGCCTGTTCATGCCGCTGGCGCTGCTCGTCTTCGTCGCGCTGCTGGTGCCGAACGTGGACATCCAGCGCTACGCCACCCTGCTGTGCACGGTGATGCTGCTGGGCATGGTGGTCGAGGGTTACTTCAACGGCCGCCGGGTGGCCAAGGCGGTGCGGGAGAAGTTCCCCAAGGAGGAGATCAAGGGCCGCTCGGTCGGCTGGTACGCGTTCATCCGCGCCAGCCAGATCCGCAAGCTGCGCGTGCCCAAGCCCCGCGTCAGCCCCGGCGACACGGTCTGA
- a CDS encoding acyl-CoA reductase, translating into MKHVLDHQRSSLSHGCGANRHFWRGAWLDEDEVDRRIGALGRTARTVLDGARLNPLVVVAACGRLRALLNAPRTDLRGRLTDRLRARNISGAKIDRVFTDLLTALPRLTHTGFHGRAAEARLHTHIVAGSEPAVGALSALEGLLSGHFNVVKTSRDDSLFTAELLAGLAGQDVTGQIAARVVVLRFSAVERRDWMSQICDPADTVAVCGPRFTHAHPAAPN; encoded by the coding sequence GTGAAGCACGTACTCGACCACCAGCGGAGTTCGCTTTCGCACGGATGCGGGGCCAACCGGCACTTCTGGCGCGGTGCGTGGCTCGACGAGGACGAAGTGGACAGACGCATCGGCGCACTCGGCCGCACCGCGCGGACGGTGCTGGACGGCGCGCGGCTCAACCCGCTCGTGGTGGTCGCGGCGTGCGGGCGGCTGCGTGCCCTGCTGAACGCGCCGCGCACCGATCTGCGCGGCAGGCTGACCGATCGGCTGCGGGCGCGCAACATCAGCGGCGCCAAGATCGACCGGGTGTTCACCGACCTGCTCACCGCGCTGCCGCGGCTCACGCACACCGGTTTCCACGGCCGCGCGGCCGAAGCGCGGCTGCACACGCACATCGTCGCGGGCAGCGAGCCCGCGGTCGGCGCGCTGAGCGCGCTGGAAGGGCTGCTCTCCGGTCACTTCAACGTGGTGAAGACCAGCCGGGACGACTCGCTGTTCACCGCCGAACTGCTGGCCGGCCTCGCCGGGCAGGACGTCACCGGGCAGATCGCCGCGCGCGTGGTGGTCCTGCGCTTCTCCGCGGTCGAGCGCCGTGACTGGATGAGCCAGATCTGCGACCCGGCCGACACCGTCGCCGTCTGCGGCCCCAGGTTCACCCACGCCCACCCGGCCGCACCGAACTAG
- a CDS encoding iron-sulfur cluster assembly accessory protein, with amino-acid sequence MTTAEQTGGQTEAAEATHGVTLTDAAAAKAKALLEQEGRDDMHLRIAVQPGGCAGLRYQLFFDERTLDGDLFRDFGGLRVAVDRMSAPYVSEAVIDFVDSIEKQGFTIDNPQATGSCACGDSFH; translated from the coding sequence ATGACGACCGCTGAGCAGACCGGTGGCCAGACGGAGGCCGCCGAGGCCACCCACGGCGTGACCCTGACCGACGCCGCGGCCGCCAAGGCCAAAGCCCTGCTCGAGCAGGAGGGCCGCGACGACATGCACCTGCGCATCGCCGTCCAGCCCGGTGGCTGCGCCGGCCTGCGCTACCAGCTGTTCTTCGACGAGCGCACCCTCGACGGTGACCTCTTCCGCGACTTCGGCGGCCTCCGCGTGGCGGTGGACCGGATGAGCGCGCCGTACGTCTCCGAGGCCGTGATCGACTTCGTCGACAGCATCGAGAAGCAGGGCTTCACCATCGACAACCCGCAGGCCACCGGTTCCTGCGCGTGTGGTGACTCGTTCCACTGA
- a CDS encoding DUF402 domain-containing protein: protein MMGFAPGSTVRYRFHRPDGSEGQVHPMRVLADDGVELVGWLPAGTPILGTRLSDGRRMRDAPLADRFRLPRERYETTWRDTPNVRRVVDGEWSAVWWFFDEDLRFTGWYVNLEIPLGRTDDGVDRIDGVLDLAVAPDRTWAWKDEDEAAAAVAAGRLTAEQLDRLRAEGERVIGLVEAGSYPFDGTWTAFRPDPAWPRPEL, encoded by the coding sequence ATGATGGGTTTTGCGCCTGGATCGACCGTGCGGTACCGCTTCCACCGGCCGGACGGCAGCGAGGGGCAGGTGCACCCGATGCGCGTGCTCGCCGACGACGGCGTCGAACTGGTCGGCTGGCTGCCGGCAGGCACGCCCATTCTCGGCACCAGGCTCAGCGACGGCAGGCGGATGCGGGACGCGCCGCTGGCCGACCGGTTCCGGCTGCCGCGCGAGCGGTACGAGACCACCTGGCGGGACACCCCGAACGTGCGGCGCGTGGTGGACGGCGAGTGGTCCGCGGTGTGGTGGTTCTTCGACGAGGACCTGCGTTTCACTGGCTGGTACGTGAACCTGGAGATCCCGCTGGGCCGCACGGACGACGGCGTGGACCGGATCGACGGCGTGCTCGACCTCGCGGTGGCCCCGGACCGCACCTGGGCGTGGAAGGACGAGGACGAGGCGGCGGCCGCGGTGGCGGCCGGGCGGCTCACCGCCGAGCAGCTGGACCGGCTGCGTGCCGAGGGCGAGCGGGTGATCGGGCTGGTCGAAGCGGGCAGCTACCCGTTCGACGGGACCTGGACCGCGTTCCGGCCGGACCCGGCGTGGCCCCGGCCGGAGCTGTAG
- a CDS encoding branched-chain amino acid aminotransferase, producing the protein MTTTMPFTHTPNPDAASPQRVAEVLANPGFGTHFTDHMVTLRHTAQGGWQDGEVGPYRPLSLDPATSVLHYAQAIFEGLKAYRQPDGSIASFRPDANAARFRRSAVRMAMPELPDELFLESLRELIAVDERWVPTKAGESLYLRPFMISTSVGLGVNAPATEYLYSVIASPAGSYFAGGVKPVSVWLSTEYVRAAPGGTGFAKCAGNYAASFVAQAQAVEQGCDQVVWLDAVEHKWVEEMGGMNLFFVFGSGADARVVTPELSGALLPGVTRASLLQLAADNGLPVEERRISTEEWEQAAGSGELTEVFACGTAAVITPVGRVKYDGGEFVMGDGEPGELTMKLREQLTGIQEGTRPDPHGWMQKLK; encoded by the coding sequence ATGACGACCACGATGCCCTTCACCCATACCCCGAACCCGGACGCGGCCAGTCCCCAGCGGGTCGCCGAGGTATTGGCCAACCCGGGCTTCGGGACGCATTTCACCGACCACATGGTCACCCTGCGCCACACCGCGCAGGGCGGCTGGCAGGACGGGGAGGTTGGGCCGTACCGGCCGCTCAGCCTCGACCCGGCGACGTCGGTGCTGCACTACGCGCAGGCGATCTTCGAAGGGCTCAAGGCCTACCGGCAGCCCGACGGATCGATCGCATCGTTCCGACCGGACGCCAATGCCGCCCGGTTCCGCCGGTCAGCGGTGCGGATGGCGATGCCGGAGCTGCCCGACGAACTTTTCCTCGAATCCCTGCGCGAGCTGATCGCGGTGGACGAGCGCTGGGTGCCGACCAAGGCGGGCGAGTCGCTGTACCTGCGCCCGTTCATGATCTCGACCTCGGTCGGCCTCGGCGTGAACGCGCCGGCGACGGAGTACCTGTACAGCGTGATCGCTTCGCCAGCCGGTTCCTACTTCGCCGGTGGTGTGAAGCCGGTGAGCGTGTGGCTCTCCACCGAGTACGTGCGCGCGGCGCCGGGCGGCACCGGGTTCGCCAAGTGCGCCGGCAACTACGCGGCGTCCTTCGTGGCGCAGGCGCAGGCCGTGGAGCAGGGCTGCGACCAGGTGGTCTGGCTGGACGCGGTGGAGCACAAGTGGGTCGAGGAGATGGGCGGGATGAACCTGTTCTTCGTCTTCGGCTCCGGGGCCGACGCCCGCGTGGTGACGCCGGAACTCTCCGGCGCGCTGCTGCCGGGCGTGACGCGGGCTTCGCTGCTGCAGTTGGCCGCCGACAACGGACTCCCGGTCGAGGAGCGCCGCATCTCCACCGAGGAGTGGGAGCAGGCGGCCGGTTCCGGTGAGCTGACCGAGGTGTTCGCCTGCGGCACCGCCGCGGTGATCACGCCGGTCGGCCGGGTCAAGTACGACGGCGGCGAGTTCGTCATGGGCGACGGCGAGCCGGGCGAGCTGACCATGAAGCTGCGCGAGCAGCTGACCGGTATCCAGGAGGGCACCCGCCCCGACCCGCACGGCTGGATGCAGAAGCTGAAGTGA
- a CDS encoding IclR family transcriptional regulator, which translates to MVVGDARAGGVRQPSQPILVLAKSRRVIDVVAAEPGGLTWRQVQRATGLPVSTTVRLLQNLVAEGFLDVIAGRYLVGLGVLRWARSRRVESRLTMLAQPELDALRDTTGETAVLFVRHGDERVLVGLAETRHEVVRLVGIGQVMPLHAGSAGKVFLAYEDDVRDRVLDFGELTAYTPATIVDADRLRAELGGIQACGWADSVAERDPGTASISAPVHDHTGALVAVLGIGMPEQRFTDANRPMWTEAVVTAARRLSAAMGHAELTAEG; encoded by the coding sequence ATGGTCGTCGGGGACGCTCGGGCCGGGGGAGTCCGTCAGCCGAGTCAGCCGATCCTGGTGCTGGCCAAGTCCCGGCGGGTGATCGACGTGGTGGCGGCCGAGCCGGGCGGACTGACCTGGCGCCAGGTGCAGCGCGCCACCGGACTGCCGGTGAGCACCACCGTGCGCCTGCTGCAGAACCTGGTGGCCGAAGGCTTTCTCGACGTCATCGCCGGCCGGTACCTCGTCGGCCTCGGGGTGCTGCGCTGGGCGCGCAGCCGCCGCGTCGAGTCGCGGCTGACCATGCTCGCGCAACCCGAACTGGACGCGTTGCGCGACACCACCGGCGAAACCGCGGTGCTCTTCGTGCGTCACGGGGACGAGCGCGTGCTGGTCGGCCTCGCCGAGACCCGCCACGAGGTGGTGCGGCTGGTCGGCATCGGCCAGGTCATGCCGTTGCACGCGGGTTCGGCGGGCAAGGTGTTCCTGGCCTACGAGGACGACGTCCGCGACCGCGTGCTCGACTTCGGCGAACTCACCGCGTACACCCCGGCCACCATCGTCGACGCCGACCGCCTGCGTGCCGAACTGGGCGGCATCCAGGCCTGCGGCTGGGCCGACAGCGTGGCCGAACGCGATCCCGGCACCGCGTCGATCAGCGCGCCGGTGCACGACCACACCGGTGCGCTCGTCGCGGTGCTCGGCATCGGCATGCCCGAACAGCGCTTCACCGACGCGAACCGGCCGATGTGGACCGAAGCGGTGGTCACCGCGGCGAGACGCCTCTCGGCGGCGATGGGGCATGCGGAGCTGACTGCCGAGGGCTAG
- a CDS encoding aldo/keto reductase family protein has product MEFRRLGRSGLNISEISYGNWLTHGSQVEEDQAQACIKAALDAGITTFDTADVYANTAAESVLGRGLAGQRRESLEIFTKVFWPTGPKGPNDKGLSRKHIIESANASLKRLGTDYIDLYQAHRFDRTVPLEETFLAFADLVRQGKVLYVGVSEWTAEEITRGAALARELKVPFISNQPQYNALWRVIEAQVIPASEREGLSQIVWSPIAQGVLTGKYKPGQPLPEGSRATDEKGGANFVQRYLNDDVLTRVQKLEPLAAEAGLSLAQLAVAWVLQNPNVASAIIGASRPEQVHENVKAAGVKLDADLLTKIDDILDGVIERDPSLTKSP; this is encoded by the coding sequence ATGGAGTTTCGTCGCCTCGGCCGCAGTGGCCTGAACATCAGTGAGATCTCGTACGGCAACTGGCTCACCCACGGCTCGCAGGTGGAAGAGGACCAGGCACAGGCCTGCATCAAGGCCGCGCTCGACGCGGGCATCACCACCTTCGACACCGCTGACGTGTATGCCAATACCGCTGCCGAGTCCGTGCTCGGCCGTGGCCTGGCCGGGCAGCGCCGCGAGAGCCTGGAGATCTTCACCAAGGTCTTCTGGCCGACCGGCCCGAAGGGGCCCAACGACAAGGGCCTGAGCCGCAAGCACATCATCGAGTCGGCCAACGCTTCGCTGAAGCGCCTCGGCACCGACTACATCGACCTCTACCAGGCGCACCGGTTCGACCGCACGGTGCCGCTGGAGGAGACCTTTCTCGCCTTCGCCGACCTGGTCCGCCAGGGCAAGGTGCTCTACGTCGGCGTCTCCGAGTGGACCGCCGAGGAGATCACCCGCGGGGCCGCGCTCGCGCGCGAACTGAAGGTGCCGTTCATCTCGAACCAGCCGCAGTACAACGCGCTCTGGCGGGTGATCGAGGCGCAGGTCATCCCGGCCTCCGAGCGCGAGGGCCTGAGCCAGATCGTCTGGTCGCCGATCGCCCAGGGCGTGCTTACCGGCAAGTACAAGCCGGGCCAGCCGCTGCCGGAGGGCTCGCGCGCCACCGACGAGAAGGGCGGCGCGAACTTCGTCCAGCGCTACCTGAACGACGACGTGCTGACCCGCGTGCAGAAGCTGGAGCCGCTGGCCGCCGAAGCCGGGCTCTCGCTGGCGCAGCTGGCCGTGGCCTGGGTGCTGCAGAACCCGAACGTGGCCTCGGCCATCATCGGCGCCTCCCGGCCGGAGCAGGTGCACGAGAACGTGAAGGCGGCGGGCGTGAAGCTCGACGCGGACCTGCTCACCAAGATCGACGACATCCTCGACGGTGTCATCGAGCGCGATCCGTCGCTGACCAAGTCGCCGTAG
- a CDS encoding carbohydrate kinase family protein yields the protein MAATARIAVSGSIATDHLMHFPGRFAEQLVAEQLHRVSLSFLADDLIVRRGGIGANIAFGLGVLGVRPVLVGSVGADFDDYRSWLERHGVDTAGVHVSEVAHTARFVCTTDDDLCQIATFYAGAMAESRNIEIGPIADRVGGLSLTMLSPDDPDGMLRHAQECRQRGYAFAVDPSQQLARMEGSQARDFIDGAKYLFSNDYEWELLLQKTGWTEADVLSRVGLRITTLGEKGVEIVGADGTNLQVPAVPELAKADPTGVGDGFRAGFLAGLHGGLTLERSAQLGSLIAVLVLETVGTQEWQFEATSALARISEAFGPEAADDIRRILP from the coding sequence GTGGCAGCCACGGCGCGAATAGCGGTATCCGGCAGCATCGCGACGGACCATTTGATGCACTTCCCGGGGAGGTTCGCCGAGCAGCTCGTGGCCGAGCAGCTGCACCGGGTCTCCCTCAGCTTCCTCGCCGACGACCTGATCGTCCGGCGTGGCGGCATCGGCGCGAACATCGCCTTCGGCCTCGGTGTGCTCGGGGTGCGGCCGGTGCTGGTCGGTTCGGTCGGCGCGGACTTCGACGACTACCGCTCCTGGCTCGAACGACACGGCGTGGACACCGCCGGCGTGCACGTGTCCGAAGTGGCCCACACGGCTCGCTTCGTCTGCACCACCGACGACGACCTGTGCCAGATCGCCACCTTCTACGCCGGCGCGATGGCCGAGTCCCGCAACATCGAGATCGGCCCGATCGCCGACCGCGTCGGCGGCTTGTCGCTGACCATGCTCAGCCCGGACGACCCGGACGGCATGCTGCGTCACGCGCAGGAGTGCCGTCAGCGCGGGTACGCGTTCGCGGTCGACCCGTCGCAGCAGCTGGCGCGGATGGAGGGCTCGCAGGCGCGTGACTTCATCGACGGCGCGAAGTACCTGTTCAGCAACGACTACGAGTGGGAACTGCTGCTGCAGAAGACCGGCTGGACCGAGGCGGACGTGCTCAGCCGGGTCGGCCTGCGGATCACCACGCTGGGCGAGAAGGGCGTCGAGATCGTCGGCGCCGACGGGACGAACCTCCAGGTGCCGGCCGTGCCGGAGCTGGCGAAGGCCGACCCGACGGGCGTCGGCGACGGTTTCCGGGCCGGTTTCCTCGCCGGGTTGCACGGCGGGCTCACCCTGGAGCGGTCCGCTCAGCTGGGTTCGCTGATCGCGGTGCTGGTGCTGGAGACCGTCGGCACGCAGGAATGGCAGTTCGAAGCGACCAGCGCGCTGGCCCGCATTTCCGAGGCCTTCGGCCCCGAAGCGGCCGACGACATCCGGCGCATCCTGCCCTGA
- a CDS encoding 2-C-methyl-D-erythritol 4-phosphate cytidylyltransferase, which yields MVLASGSGSRVGAELNKVYLPLAGRRLACWSLDAFARIPEFGVLVLVIRPEDEEFAREVVGDLDVELVHGGASRQGSELCALRHLASRIDAGEVDTVLIHDGARPLASDGLLTAVLKAAREFGGAVPGLTADDVVIATENGTDGAGYGGTLDGAVRVQTPQGFLAGPLLAAYEQADREGFIGTDTASCMERFSSLPVHWVPGEERNLKVTYPHDLRVVEHLLREAGLP from the coding sequence GTGGTGCTGGCGAGCGGCTCTGGCAGCCGCGTCGGCGCCGAGCTGAACAAGGTGTACCTCCCGCTCGCCGGGCGGCGGCTGGCCTGCTGGTCGCTCGACGCCTTCGCGCGGATCCCGGAGTTCGGCGTGCTGGTGCTGGTGATCCGCCCGGAGGACGAGGAGTTCGCGCGCGAGGTCGTCGGCGATCTCGACGTGGAACTGGTGCACGGCGGCGCGAGCAGGCAGGGCTCGGAACTGTGCGCGCTGCGGCATCTCGCGAGCCGCATCGACGCCGGTGAGGTGGACACCGTGCTGATCCACGACGGCGCGCGCCCGCTGGCTTCCGACGGCTTGCTCACCGCGGTGCTGAAGGCGGCGCGGGAGTTCGGCGGCGCGGTCCCCGGGCTGACCGCCGACGACGTGGTGATCGCCACCGAGAACGGCACCGACGGCGCCGGTTATGGCGGCACGCTCGACGGCGCGGTGCGAGTCCAGACGCCGCAAGGGTTTCTGGCCGGACCGCTGCTGGCCGCCTACGAGCAGGCCGACCGCGAAGGCTTCATCGGCACCGACACCGCGTCCTGCATGGAGCGCTTCTCGTCGCTGCCGGTGCACTGGGTGCCGGGGGAGGAGCGGAACCTGAAGGTGACCTACCCGCACGACCTGCGTGTGGTGGAGCACCTGCTCCGGGAGGCCGGCCTGCCGTGA